TTAGTTTTCAGAGATGCAAAATAAACATGCAGCCGAGCATAATTTCGCAACTACGGGTAGAAACATATTTAGAACCAATATAGCCTGACAAGCACCAAATTTCCAGAGACTGGCCTTGCCTTACATTACAACCAAGTAAGTATAGCCATTACACATCGATCCCCTTATAACCCGACCCGCCTTTCATTGTACCCAGGGAATGGGGATCTCTACTCAGATATGGAAAGCCATTAACCGTACCATGCGCATGAAGAGCACCAAATCTCGTTCTACTAAGTGACAGCCAGCTGCAAACCAGCGCATGAAGACCAATCCTGTACGCATTCATTCACATCAGGCCAGCGACGAGACCTGGATGTGGAACACCCTGACGAAGAGCCAGAGCACGCCGTACGTGACGGCCATGGCGAGCCACCCGCCCGCGAGCACCCTGAACCCGGACCTCGCCATGCTGGCGCCGCCCAGGTACCCGCCGGCGGCCCCGAACCCCGCCAGCCCCACGGTGGTCGCCGCGCACACGGCCCCGACCCTGGCGCCCCACGGCTTCACGAACCCGCCCGCCAGCAGCGGCACCAGCGCGCCCACCGCGAACGCCAGCGCCGAGGCCAGCGCCGCCCGCGCCGGGCTCGGCAGGTTCTTCCTGTCCTTGGCGCCGGGGCTGTCGTCGTCGCGCTTGATCTGGGACACCTCGATGTCGTACTGCGCGTACACGGACACGTACTCGCCGATCGCCATGCTGCAGGCGCCCGCCACCAGCCCCGCCAGCCCCGACACGAGCATCGTCTTCTTGGCGGAGTTGGCCGCGCTGACGCCGATCATGAGCGACGCTACCGAGACGAGCCCGTCGTTGGCGCCCAGCACCGCCGCGCGGAGCCACTGCGCGCGGGCCATGTAGTTCACGCCTTCGTCGTTGTTGCCGCCGCTCGGGTGAACGGCGTGGTCGGATGGCTTCGTCGACGAGGGATCGGTGGCCGCCTCGACGTCGACGACGTCGTCTGCCTCCTTCGCCCCGCGCGCGGCGCCGGCGTGCACGTGGGAGCTGACGTGAGGGTCCATGGATGGATCCGCGGCGCGCTGGAGGCCTCGCGCAGTTGATCGAGAGGAAGCACGGGGCCGATGGATCGGGCTGGGAATGGCGTGAGTGTGTACGAGAAGCGGCTGCAGCTGGGTAGAGATATTGGAGTGTGGCGGCCACACGCCTCGTCGCGGGTATTTATAGCAGGAGCTCGCTAGGGTTCGAGGAATGGAGGGCTCCGATCGCGCTCTCGTGTGGCGGCCACGCGCCCCTCTGTCGACGTGTACTCCACACGGGATTTGCGGATGTTGACATGCGTATCCCGATCGCCGATCCTCTCTCGTTTTTGACTAGGTACTACTACGTACGTTACGGCTCATGATGCAACCGGTCCGGTCCGGTTCGTCCCTAGTGTTGGACCTCCAAACCTTACAGAAAATTAGAGGTCCACGGTTCGGACCGATCCTCTCCTTGTAGGGTAAAGGGGTATCCAAGGTTTGCCCCTAAGTAGTATCAATCAAGAATACAAGGAAAGGGGAATCGTGGATGTAGGAGTTGCAGTTCCCGCAACTGCAAGCACCGCCGGACCGGCGGCGTCGACGGGGACGTGCAACGGCACGGCGTCGCTGTCGACTAGCATCCTCCCTTGGCGCAGCCGTCTCCGGAGCGGCGCCGGCGGCCACACCCGGCGGCGGTGCTCGCAGGCGCGCGTGGCGGCAGCGAtacagagggagagagagggcgcgGAAGGGTGCGGGAGAACCAGCGGCTCGCCCTGGTGCTTCCGGGAAGGTCGGCGACGGCTGGGGAGGTCGGAATCGACAACGGCGCCAGCGACCGGCGTCGGGGAAGATGGGCTCGGCGGTGGCGATTCCGAGCGTTCCGGCTCGCGTGGCTTGACGGGGAGGACGAGGAAGAcgaggcggtgacgatggcgtggaTGGCTTGGCTCGCCGGGGCTCCAAACCGTGCGGCCCCCTTTTTTCCGACGATGGCGGCCGGCACCTTCGTATCGATCGAGGAGCGGTTCTACCCTAGGGTCGTACGGATCGGAACCTGTTGCACCCTAATTTTTTACGGGCCAAACCTATAACCTGATGGTAACAAAATATAGGTGCGGGGCGGAGGTCCAATGGGCCGAACCGGACCAGTTACATCTATAGTTACGGCCTGTGATTCGCACGTCTCCATTTCTGTATTCAGAATAAATGCACCATGAATGTACGGGTCCAATACAATGGAATTCGATCTACTGCATGCTACCAAAGTTTTTCTTTCGATGGAATTCTACTGCATGCTACCTAAAGTTTTGTAGTACTAGGAAGAAGCACCAAAGATAGTACTCCCAACGTTTTATGATTGAATCTGCTAGTTTTTAGCTGAGAACTAAGTTCATGCTCAGTTAAGTTTTTTTTTCACTATTTGATTGCATCCTGATTTCTGGTATAAGTTGCAACTGAGTTTTTTTCCAGTTTAAGTGGAGTTGCAACTAAGAAAAATGCCATGGACCATTAGATTTTGTGATTCGTGCTAGTCATGAGTTGCAATATTAGATGTAATTGAGATTTAATAACATCATCTGACTAAGAATGTCATCTGAGTGAGTATAAACTTAGTTTTCAGTCGACTCAGAAACAATCAAACCTTTTATATTAGCACACTGTTCTGTAACATAAGCCGTTTGATTTAAAGTACTTCAATTTTGTACTCAACCAATGATAAGTACatagtactacctccgtttcgaTTAATAAGGTGCACGTGCATTTTAAGACGAACTGTAACCAAAAAAAATTAAGCAaccaaatcttgattatattgtaTGTAATTAGTACCGTTGGATTCATAttgaaaatactttctaatgatgcttatTTCATATCAACAATATTTTGAGTAATTTATTTTCAAAgaaaaaacacgtaaaacgaggaCTTATTATTCGATCATTGGAATGgacttttttttttagataatcATTGGAATGGACTTGATCTAGCACTGCACGAGGTTTCGGAAAGAATCGATGGATCGTTGTGACGCGATCAATCGAGGAGTGGGAGACAAAAAGAAAAGCTTCGATGGAGACCTTAAACCGACGTGTCGAGGAATATATATCATGTGGTGTGCCCACTGGCATCGTATGAAACTAGATGGGCGCGTGGCTAGTGGCTACCACGGGTAGTGCGCGCGTGTTCTTTTGCGAAGTAAACCACGGCAAAATCAAACGATCCACGCCAGCGTCAAGCACTAACTAGCCCGCACTATCGACGAATAAAGCGAACTAAAAATGGATACATGTACAGACGTGATCGACCGACCCAACCTGGTCCAGATAGCTGCCGAATTTGGCCACCTTAATTTGCGCCGTCGTTGGCCGGTACACTCGATCGACCGAGGAGTTGGTAAAGCTCAACTCGAACCAAGACGTCACCGCAACAGTTTTGGTTAAAGGCGAATTCAGTTGAGCATGGATCATCGTAGATGGAGCATACGCCAAGCGGAGCACGTTCCGAACCGTCGCCGGGAAAAGATCGGCCGGCATGCGTGCGTGTACATTTCTTTTTCCGGGAAATTTGTGGCGTGGTTGATCAATCCTGGCTCCCCGTTACTTGCTACTGTCATACACGCCTACAGCGGCGGATATGGCAGTGCGCATATGCGAGTTTTAGGAGTTTTAGAAAGATGAGACGAGTGGATAGACGAGGCCATTCCCTCTGATTTCGCGGAGGGGTGGTTGCTGGTGGTGCTCTTCAACCCATgttatatgtgcaaaggaatctcATCGATTTTAATGTTGATTGCATGGTGGATTTGGAAGCATAGGAACGCGATTGTCTTCAACAATGAGCTACTTTCGGTGGCCTTTCTAATCGACATGATCAAAATTGAGCCAAGATCATGGGCGGATGCAGGAGCACAAGGGCTCCATCAACTTCTCCCTTAGCTTAGTTTTCTTGGGTTGAGTTGTATGGCGTGGGTGTCGATCTACTTTTTGAACTTGTATATACAACTTCtttttctatcaatgcatcgaaacgcaaaATTTTTTTGCGTTTTCGCGAGAAAATCTCCCACCAAGGAGCAAAGATGCACGTTCAAGGAGCTAAGGGATCTTCAAGGAgcttgtgtgtgtagtgtggtttTCAAGGATTTTGTCTGAGTATGGGATTTTCGGATCGTCAAGGAGCTTCATCGGCAATTTATTCGACTTCTTCGTCTCCGGGACGGATGTGGTCTTTTTGACCCATTCGGTGACTTCTCCGCAAACAACAATGTTAGGCCGACTCAGGGAGGAACGGCAGTGGCGGCGCgccgtcgacacggtctggaggttgaagatgaagggaTTCTCAAGAATCTCGTTGTAATGTTCGTTTTTCTTAGACTGTTTTATATTGTTTGATGTTTGTTTTAGTGTCAGTGTTCTATTCGCAAAAAATATGCCCGTTTAGAAGAGAGCCAATGCTCGTTGCTGATCGCTGACATGGTTGGTACGGTGGTCAGGTTACTCAGGTAGTGGTTCCTCACCTTGCTAGCGGCGGGAGCGGGCTACGGACAGCTTAAGGCCGGTCTTTCAGGCCTGGCCCATTTTcgtttttccttttctatttctgTTTTTCTTACTTTTTCCattgtttttctgttttctgttttattttcggtTTCTTTTTTTAATTTATTGTTCAAGTCTGAAAAAATCGAATTTCAAaataatttaaattttaaaagtttaaatttgaaattgttcaaatttgaaaatattcaaatttgaaattgctTAAATTTGAAAAACGTTCAAATTCGAattatattcaaatttgaaaattactCGAATTCAAAAATTGATCATACATATAAAAAATGTTGATTTTCCcaatttttaaaaattgttcaaatttaaaatatgttcaaATTCTAATAATATTCAAATCTTAAAAAAATCAGATTTTGTTACAAAAAAAGTGTTCATCTTTTGTAAAAGCATTAGATTATTTTTTTGAAAATTAGAAAAAtgcaaaaataaaaagaagaactgaaacaacagaaaaaaaggaaaaaaaagataaAGGGAAGATACCTGCTCTTGCTGGGCCGCGGCCCAATTAGGTGACACGCTGTGCGGCGCGCCCGATCTGCCAACCAGGTCAGCATAGAGGTGCTACCGGTCTTTCAGGATGGAGACGGCTCTCCATAGTTGTAGGTTGGGCCGGATGCGCCAAACGGCTAGAACACGACGCAAATGTGCGAAGCTAGGTACGCTGACAATTGATATCAGAGCCAACATCGTCGTGCCTTCCATAGAGGTTTCTTAGGAGGGATATGATGGTAGGGCTGTTGTTGGAGCCGGGGGAGGCTACTCGGTTTAGCTTTTTAGTCCCATCTCGTCTATGAACGGAGGTTGCGACTAGCTTAGCAATAAAAGTTTTCCTCCGTCCTTCAGTTcaggatttttttaaaaaaaatagggggggggggggattaatCCCCACCTGAATCTTTATATATCAGAAGGCCCAAAATGGCACGCATGAGTTTTACAAGGTGACGTATCCAGGCGAAGCACAGCAAAGAGGGGGGAAGCTAAGCGTCCCTAACGGCAAGCTGCAAGAGCCAGTTTCCCACGTCGCACTGGCGAGCTTCCAGGAGACGATGCAGCCAGAGTGCGGAATCCTCACGACATCGGCGACGGAGCATATGGAGAGAGGGTGTGTCCCTCTTGAACACAACACCGTTGCGGTGCTTCCACACCTGCCATCAACAGAGCAAGAAGAAGGTGGAGGCGGAGCCAGTAGCAAGCCCCGGCCAACAAGTATCGGTGAGGAAGGGAGTCTAGCTCACTtagttagggaagtggatgtacaactcaACCATCCAGGTTCAAGTTCCCAGGGACGCGAATTTGGGCTCTTATTATTTAAAAACAAAATCACTGTAGGGCCTTCCTCTACTGTATTCCTTCAAAAGAAGTATCAGTGAGGATGTTGTCGACGGTAAAGTCAGAGTCGAAGGGGGGCCCGACAGAGGCCCAGAAGCGCTGCGCAAAGGGGCAACCGTGACCAAGTGTTGCGCCATCTCCATCGTGGGCGGGCAAAGGGGGCATCCACACTCGTCCGCGCGAAGGATGTTCTTGCGGAAGAGGGAGTACCTGGTCTGAATCCGCGCAGGGAGAGAAGCCAGCCGAAGCATTTCACTCGCGAGGGCGCCCGGCTCCCCCAAACGAACGAGGCAGCCTCAGCACGGACACTCCCGAAGCAGACGAGCTTGTAGAAATCGGTGGAGCGCAGCCACCCATCGCGCCCAGTCCAGCGTGTGAGCATGCGAGTGTCGCACCCCGGGGATAGGGCGACGTCGGCGAAGGCCACAAGCAGGAGGGAGCGCTGGCGGGCAGCCTTCATGGTGAACCGCGTCACCAGAGCCGAGTCGAGGCCACGCCTAAGCACAGTCGCCACAGAGACCTGCACATCGACGGTATGCGAGAACAGCGCCGGGAACCGATCGGTAGAGGGGGACGAGGGAGCACAGGGAGCTCCAGTGTGCACCTTGGAGGCGGCGCGCCGTCAGGTCAGAGAGGGGGCGGTCTCCAACCATACCCCACACCCATGCCGGCCAGGAAGCGGAAGAGTCGTCGTGGAGGCGGTGGAGAAGTTCGGCGAGCAGGCATCGGTTCTAGTCCGCGAGGGAACGGATGCCGAGACCGCCCTCCTCCTTGGAGCGGCAAAGTTCAGGTTTTAGAATGGAGTGAGACATAAATACTTATACGTTGGTTAAGTGCTAGGCTAAATCTAAGTGGATGCTAACAGGTAGCTTCTCGTCAACGAGAGATTGGCTTGTGACTGTGTTAAGATGGACGACTGAAAACAGAAGGGTGACATCAAAAGTTTCGGCAACGGATGAGGTAACTGACAAATCACCGTAAGACTATCACTAGCCTACTAAGACTATCACCGTAAGGCTAAATCTAAGTGGATGCTAACAGGTAGCTTCTCGTCAACGAGAGATTGGCTTGTGACTGTGTTAAGATGGACGACTGAAAACAGAAGGGTGACATCAAAAGTTTCGGCAACGGATGAGATAACTGACAAATCACCGTAAGACTATCACTAGCCTACGCAACGCAAAGAATTCCACGACAACCAGACAGATCGGTTCAGTTTTGAGTTCCTGAGATTATGAAGGAATTCGTGATTTCTCTGAAACAGTATCCAACGTTAGGTCCATTTGTTTTGATAATTTCCTTTCAAAAAGAAACCAGTTTAACTTATCTCGGCAAACATATAGTCCTTGTGCATCTACAGATTTAGGTGCCCGCTAACGAAATTTCAAATAAGAAATAGCGTGTAAACAGTGCCGCTCGCAAAGCATCTGCAGATGTGTCTGAAGACATGCAAATCCACAACTCCTGGAACCATCAAAATAAAAAGAGCAGAGCAAACTAGGAGCAGACTTCTGAAGGGCGAGCAGTACTTGACATTGATGTTTAATGAACAGTTGGGTTTAGTATAGTTACATAATTTACACACACGCACACAGCACAAGAGCGCAAGGTTCAGCCAAGGCTCCCACCTACGTGTTACTTCCAGGTATACAAGAGCATATAAACACACAGCTGCGGACAACAATCCTTCTAAAAGAGTTCAAGAATGATGAGATTTCCTGCGCTGAAAACAATCGGGGCATGTATCTTATCTTCAACTAAAAGCAACAATTCATCAGTTATATACACAAACGCCTCAGCAGAGGTTCTGTCATAGGGATCTTCGGCCGTGAAGTCAAGAGAAAGAACGGTGCTATGGTGTTTCCGGTGACTGCCCATCTTTTGCTCTGCTCCCGGACAGCAGTCTCTCTCTGATTGCTTTAAAAGACTGGAGCTCCTCAAGTGCATCAGATGTTCTACGAGACATGCCAGAACTGGTCGAGCCTGCCACGTTTGACTCGGCCCCTGACTGGGACGAATAACTAGAATCTCGCAGCGGGCGTGCACTTTTCAGCAAATTAACCAGAGAGCCAACTGCCGCATCTTGTGATTTATGTGATGACGAGCCTGACTGATCTCTAGCTTCTTTTCCATCACTGCTCCTGTAAGAATGAGCTTGCATTAGTTGAATCAGAGGAACAGGTATAACAAGATGTGGACTTGTAGATCTGAAATATTTCTTAATGTGGTCATGCATGCCTCACAGAGCAATAACAAGGCCAATATGGGATAGCAGAGTGGAGTCATGCATGCCTCACAGAGTTCCTTCAAGAATTTGCCACTAGATAACCATGACAACTAAAGAGCAATAAAAAGTCTAAAGAGGCACGTACGGAAAATTAGATAGTATGTGGCTGCCCCAGGCGGCTTATACAACCCTAGATCTATCGTTAGTTCATGGCTCCATGCTTTGAGATTAACATGTGTTGCCACATTTATTGTAGTACATCTTACTTCCCAGTCCCCATAGAGACATAGAACAAGCGAATCTCAAAGCACAATGTGTGGTTCACAAGTAAGTAACAGTAAAACTCACCTAGCTAGGACCTCTCACAACGATTTCGCTTCCTGGACCATCAGATCTACTCGTCCAACGCTCCAGATTAGCCCAGTGTTCCCGAACCGTCGTTAAACTCATTTCGTCTGTAGAATCGTGCCAAATAGGCCTGCTCACCGTTACTGGGCTGCTACCCCGCAGGCAGAGTTAGGCTACTCCTCGTTAATCAGGCTTCTTAACATGGATATGGGCGTGAATATCCGACAGCAGGGTGGGTTGTTTGGTCCGGACTGGAGCGAGCAGAGGCGAGTGCCTACAGACGGTACACGCTGAAAAAAAGAGTCCCTCCTCTCCTCGCGGttcccagcgccgccgcctcctccagtcCTCCTCTATCCTTTCCCGATGCGGTATTCACCGGCCGGGTCCTAAGGCCATGGGGTTCCAGGAGGTGAAGACAGCAACAGTGATCTTTGCTTCACCTCCCAATCTCACCATGTGCTCCCGACTGCGCACCGTCCCGATTCGCCAGTTGCGGACGCCGTTGCACTCCTAGTGCGCCCCTTCTCTCGTGGATGTCCACCGCATCGTCGGAGGGAGGAGTAAGCAACTGAACATGGAGATGGGTCCCTCTACCCTAGCTCTCACCAGACGGTGAGGCGGCTAAGAGGCGTGTGGTTGCGTGAAGGTTGGTGCGAGCGGAGCTTGAGTCGATCGTCAAGGGCAGCCACAATTGAGATATTGAGGCTGGAGGAGTGCAGGTAGTCCACCTTCCACCTCTGCTCCCATGCGACACTGTATTTATTTAGATTTATTATACTTGGCAGTTCTGGGTCCTCTACACGGCATGCCAGATGGGCAAGGAGGCATCCTCGGCTAGATCCCAGTGTCGTCTGCTCCCTTCATGGTGAgcttcttccttcctcgggtgtcaaGTATTCGTAGCGTCCATGGCCACTGCAGCCTGTAGGTATGGTAATCCGCCCCCCTCCCTTTCCCTCTTTTGATTCCCATCCTTTGAGGATTATTCGATGGGCTTGGTTCTTTCTTCCTGCAAGCATCAACAGCATCTCGTAGCAACGATAGGCTGAAACTTTGAAAGTCTTTTGCAGCCAGAGTCCCGGCTCATTTTATCTCTGTTGATCCTGTGATTGACATATGACAAGGTCTGCTCTCTTAATTGCTTCTGGCAGGCCATTTAGTTACCAGTCTGATGGACCCTCTATACACATGCAAATAACAAGTGGCATTGTACGGATGATATATTTTTTAGCAAGAGACGCAGCTGAAGAAAGGAAAAAATGACAGTTTCATATTACGcaacttggacacagcctttctggGTGCTACTCTAGCGCAAGCTGAAGCTTGGCTCCAAGACCAACGCCCTCCAATTCACACTATGTTGGTTGACACCTTCATTGTAATCATCTTCTTGTGAAGCTCTTTGGTAAAATCTTTTGTTAGTGCGTGTATACATTCCCTAGCCAGACTGAATGAGGATAAGGCATGTGTATGAGCTACGGCAGTGCAAATATTCATCATGTCCTACCATTAATCTCCATTGAACAGTTGATGTTTCACGACAAAAATAAGTCAATCAAATCCTTCCCATTAATCTCCATTGTAGGTAGGTTTTGTTGTCCATGCTCTATTCAAAGCACCTcggttaatatttttatatttcgTGTTTCATGCCATCATATGTGTACATCAATTTTATGAGGACCCAAATTCTATTGAATAAATGGACAGGCGTATCATGGTCTAGTATGGGGTATAGCCCGATCAAGGTTAAAAAGCCTTGCTCATGTAAGATTATACCACAGTGAAAGGAATATAGCCTGAAAATACTCCCTTCTTATCTTTTTCCAGGGCATATAACTTCTTTCATCTTGTTTTCATAATGCAAGGCATGCATGCAAATTTATTGATGTTTTTCCTTGCTTACCCATAATTATGACATCTACCTCGAGCATCTATAAGTAGTAAATCACTCCCTAGTATTTGTCCTATTTCCAAAGTATTTAAGTGTGGGTAAGAAGGCCATTTTCTCCTTTCTTTTTGTTGGTTTCATAGTACCTCCTTAATTTTTTGCACCCACTACAGATAAGCCTTATATGCACGCAGTACCAAATGTGGACGGACTTCACCATGTTTTTGCAACTACCTCAAAAAGATGAACAGTAAGTCCAGTTTGAACTAACTATGAAATTAGGTTCGCAAATATGACCTTGCACTAGAAATATGGAGcataacagatttgttaaaactaGCTCTATGTGCATTCTCACCAAAGGAAAAGAGGATGAGGGAATGATCTTCAAATTAGTGTGTACAGCATGGGCAGCCTACCAGAGATAAGGGAATTCAGGTCCAATTGTTAGCCCCCGCAATAGCTTTAACAAACAGGTTGGCCAAGCTGTAAAACCTTTAATCCCCAAAATGAATCTAGGATGTCCTATATACACCATTGTATACATTAATCTTTCTTTGTTATGCTATTGCACTGGTTGGATTGTTTTTATGCCACTCCAAAGCTCATTTTAAAACTATGCCATTACCATAAAATTTTAAGTAATCTCGAAATGACCAAGGGTAACCCTATGTAATTGCTATCACATATCTGCATTTTCCCATATTCGTCAAAATTCCCAAACTTATGGAGATGTATAGGGAGCAGAAGAAGGACCTACATATGGTCTTCATCGACTTGGAGAAGGCGTACGACAAGATACCAAGGACGGTCATGTGGTGGGCATTGGAGAAACACAAAGTTCCAacaaagtacattaccctcatcagAGAAATGTACGATCgtgttgtgacaagtgttcgcGCAGGTGATAGTGAGACTGATACCTTCCCAATCGCGATAGGACTACATCAAGGGTCAGCCTTCAGCCCATACATGTTTTCCttggtgatggatgaggtgaCCAAGGATATACAAGGAGTTATTCCTTCGTGTATGCTCTTTGCTGATGATGTGGTGCTAGTAGATGAAACTAGGGCCGGCGTGAATAGGAAGTTAGAGCTATGAAGGCAAACTTTAGAGTCAAATGGGTTTAGACTTAGCAGGACCAAGACTGAGTACATGCGATGCGACTTTAGTGATGTTGGTGGCGAAAACGGAGATGTCAGTTTAGAAGGAAAGATAGTACCCAAGAGGGACACCTTCCGTTACTTGGGATCAATGTTGCAAAGCAATGGTGATATCGATGAGGATGTTTGCCACAAGATCAATGCAGGGTGGATGAAGTGGAGGCAGGCATCTGGTATCCTATGTGACAAGAAGGtcccacaaaagctaaaaggtaAGTTCTATAGGACGGTTGTCAGACCGGCGATGCTTTATGGGGCAGAATGTTGGCCCACTAAAAGACAACATATCCAACAAATGAGTGTCGCGGAGATGCGCATGTTGCGTTGGATGTGCGGCCATACAAGAAAGGACAGGATTAGGAACGAGGTAATTCATGATAGGCTAGGGGTGGCACCGATCGATGAGAAGCTAGTCCAACACCGACTAAGGTGGTTTGGGCATATCCAGCGGAGGCCTCCAGAAGCTCCCGTTAACAGTGGAACTCTAAAGAGTATGGATGAGACTAGAAGGGGTAGAGGACAACCAAAGTTGACATGGGCGGAGGCGATAAAAAGAGACCTGAGAGATTGGAATGTACCTAAAGTCTTGGCTCTTGATAGGACTGCATGGAGATCAGCGATCCATATGCCGGAACCTTAGTCACTCGCTTCTTTTCTCTTTCCTTCTTTCCCTTTTTTtccttctttctttttttttttcttttttttctttttctttctt
This region of Lolium perenne isolate Kyuss_39 chromosome 2, Kyuss_2.0, whole genome shotgun sequence genomic DNA includes:
- the LOC127330599 gene encoding vacuolar iron transporter homolog 2-like, whose amino-acid sequence is MDPHVSSHVHAGAARGAKEADDVVDVEAATDPSSTKPSDHAVHPSGGNNDEGVNYMARAQWLRAAVLGANDGLVSVASLMIGVSAANSAKKTMLVSGLAGLVAGACSMAIGEYVSVYAQYDIEVSQIKRDDDSPGAKDRKNLPSPARAALASALAFAVGALVPLLAGGFVKPWGARVGAVCAATTVGLAGFGAAGGYLGGASMARSGFRVLAGGWLAMAVTYGVLWLFVRVFHIQVSSLA